A single genomic interval of Sulfurihydrogenibium sp. harbors:
- a CDS encoding helix-turn-helix domain-containing protein → MRKKVGTSTYIQRINTLERKLLKQVKELDDVVEKYPEIIFRLQVVEFALKHSVKVAVEAFGVSKSTIYRWIKNYKSSNNNPLSLKNRYVSKKDAAIYAMV, encoded by the coding sequence ATGAGAAAGAAAGTAGGAACATCTACCTACATTCAGAGAATTAATACACTTGAAAGGAAACTTTTAAAACAAGTAAAAGAATTAGATGATGTTGTGGAAAAATATCCAGAAATAATCTTTAGATTACAAGTTGTAGAATTTGCTTTAAAACATTCAGTGAAGGTTGCAGTGGAAGCTTTTGGTGTATCAAAATCTACCATATACAGATGGATTAAAAATTATAAAAGCAGTAATAACAATCCTTTATCTTTAAAAAATCGTTATGTATCAAAAAAAGATGCTGCAATATATGCTATGGTATAA